The genomic segment GTTGTAAATACCTTGTACTGTCATAGAAAAGCATTCATAGGCTCTCTGTATGATTCTGGAAGCATTACATAAATGTGAAAAGAAGAGGAAGTCTAGATATAGAATTAAAACATTGGTCTCTAGCAAAATGGATCATCAAACAAGCAGCATCCCTATAAAGAGGAAAAATGAAGCTTAATAATTGCTAAATCTACAACTCGACCTCCACGGGCTTCTCAATCCGACATCACCCTGAAATTACAACTCTTCCTCACTGCAACAACCAAAATACTGTACAATTTGCATGGGAATCTATAATTAAAATCTGTGCTGAATATCTTTCTAAGCAGGGTACCTGGACCTGCAAAACTAGTAATCAGTGTGAGATCTGCAACTATATATACTTagaaataaattggaacaatATGCGAAAACTCACTAGCCTTGTTGTTTTGTGGCTACAGGATACCTGACtgcacacacaaacacaatgTTTTTGACAGGGAACAACAAGACAGACAAAGGCCAATTAGCAAGGTCGCTAGTAGGAAGTCATGAGAGGCAACTTTAAAAATCAAGAACCTTCCAATAGACAATATCAACAAACCACTAAACTATGTCTATGTCGATGCAAATTGCAAAGCACTGTACCATATAAATCCACTATTATTTTATCCAACAAAACAAAGGTAATGAAAATTAGAGCATAACTTTTTTTGGAGAAATACAAGACATCGATGTCGTGTGCACTGTGCACACAACATCTTGAGAATAGCTAGAGGATTATAAGAtcattttagaaaaattatCAGAGCTAGCACAGAACAATAGCTTCCTCACACAGATTGCGTGCAAACATACAGATGAATGCAGGAGGCAAATTCAACTTTGATGTAGTTGACTGGCAGGAAGTAAGTCAAAAAGCAATTATAGCTCCTTCTAAAGGTTTAGGGCTGAAGACTATATATATGCGAAATCAAACTCAAACAATACTTTAgcaaaaaaaacagaaaaaaggcGAGAAAAGCACGATGGACATAATGAATGGTACTAAGAAACATATATTTATCATGTTGCATATGACAGAATTGAAAACCTGCACACCACCTGCAAAGTGGAAAATGTGCAGTAAGTTAAATTTTAAGACAGGTCATTCGTAATGATAACTGTTGCCAGTGAAAAAATCAAGAATACCGAGGTAGAAAGGGAGTGAGAACAAACCAGTGCTAATATCGTCAATACACATATCCATCCTACTGTGTTGGCTCATTGTGTCCTCCGTTGTCTATATTGCCAGAGTGGTCATTTTTAGCCCTACGATCCTCATCACCAGCATTTGCCTTGTTGCCAGAACGTTCTGTTTCTTCCTTCTCCCTATTCCACTGTGCAATTTTAGCACGTCTTTCTTCACTACCTTCCCTAACAGGACTACGATTCCTCCTGCCACATGGGCTACTACCCCTCCTACTTCTTGGACTTGTGCTCTTGCGCCTCCTGCTTCGACTTTCATGGCGGTCGTGGTCATCATACCTTCTGCTGTGACTCCGACTCTCATGTGAGCGGTCATCATAGCTACGGTGCCGATAGGGACTCCTGCTCCTGCTACGGCTGTGTCTACTCCTACGCCTCCCAAATAATTGGTGCCTCAACTCCCTGGTGAGAAGTTGTATTAGTTACAATAATGCTCAAACCTGCATAAGTTTGCATGAGTACAAACAATTAAATGACCTGTTAATCCTTTTCAGATGCATGAAGTTACAGTAGCCACCACGGTTACATGCGTCCTCCTCATACTGCCTACAGGTGGCTTCACGAAAATCAGTCACTGGGGAGAAATCAACAATGATGGGGCGTCCTGCAGAATAACAAAATAACTCAGAAGAATGTTCTACATGTGAAATATAATGGAGGATATTCCTTCACTTGAAAAGAATCCAGCAAACATGAAAGAAAGCTATGCCTAAAAGAGCTGGTGTATATAAAATAAGGTAACACTTATTACCTGCATAGAACCGCCCAGTCAGGTTTTGAAGAGCATTAGCAGCATGCTCTTCCTCCCTAAATTGGACATAAACATTGCCAACCTGCAACAAAAACAAATCTAATGTCAGTATTTGAAAAGCCAGCTCCAAAAGTTACAAAATCCAGGGATGTGTTGGAAAAGCTTACCACATGATCAGCTAAATTGTCACAAACATTCAAGCTTTCAATCTCTCCGTATTTGTTTAGCTCCTCAAATAAATCTTCATAAAAGTCCTGCAACACcaaattaaaaggaaatatGGAATACAGTCACGGTCAGCAAAACAAAGAAGTTTATCCATCACTTTCTTTTTAATCCAAGTACACAACTACACATAggataattttattgatttatcaTATCAACATTCTATTCATTAGAACATCTATCCACAAAATCCGTTTTACTCTATACAAGCCATGCCAATGATTGAAATTAACCCCAGTATTGATATTATGCAACCTTACATCTAAGTCACAAGGAAACAAAGTACACTTAATAAATAAGTATCTAAAAAGGCATCTAAAACAACATCAATAATCAAAAGGTCCAATTATCATGTGTACACTCGCAAACATTGAAAGACAAATATCATCCAGTAATGGCTAAAGATACAATTTCAAGGAAACTAGCAACAAAATCCAAATGTTAGTGAATTATCATCGTCAATTCAATACGATAAGTACACAATCGCCCAAAAATACTACTCCAGTAAATCAAAGACTATACATTTACAAATTCACAagcacacacaaaaaaaaaaagttaaggaAAACAAACAGCGTCAAATTTAAtgacgagagagagagaaggggggAAAGGCAACCTCGAAGTGTTcctgcatttttttggggtcgATCGGCTGGCCCTGAGCGTCGACGCCAGGAGTAATCATGTCGGGGCGCTGGTACATGTTGGAAAGAAGGATCGTGGGGCTGATGCTCGGCTTGGTGTGGAGGCGGGAGCAGCGGTCGCCATGCCTGCACGCGCCGATCTTGAAGTAGAATGGGCAGTTAACTCTGTCCTTCTCTGTTCCGAAAATTGACGCCAAGTGCTCCGCCATCGCAAAATTTCAAGAAGATCGAGGAGTTATTCAATTGCTTATTGGATTCAGAGATCCTTGCGATTAGGGTTTCAAAAGGGGAATTGAGGTGATTACAGAGAGTGTGAAATTTTGATATGTTGACGAGGAGAGAGAACTCGGTTAGAACACACACGCCACTTGTTTGTCTTTTAATTTTAACATAAACAAGTTAAATTGAGGCATTATTTTTGGGTTGGGCCAAAATATATACCACTTTTTTCATTTGTGGACACACAGAAAACAAACCCTATTCTGTGCTCTAATTCTGGGGCCCATATTTCGGCccaaatttgtttattttacaCTCCTACTTAGCATACATACATTTGTTGGACGTAGAGTTTAGGAATAAATTGTCAACTTTTTATTAATGTGATCTAAAATGCATCTACAGAtcttgtattttttaaatttgattctAGATTCCTAAATAAGTACTATACACCAATATTTCGTTTGAAAGAAAGAACGCTTTGATCATATTTAGAAAGAAAGTCTGATTCATCAAATGCGATGACATATTGGATTTGATTTCTCACTAGCTTTGAAAATAATCATTATAAACTTTAGTTAGTGATATTCAAATACTCCTTatgtccacgaataggagtcccacttttccattttagtccattGGCTAATGGGAgcctcggttcacttttactataaatggtaataaggTCTCACATTCCGCTAATTCACTCTAATCACGTTTCATTTAAAACTACTCCCCCCGTTCGTGAAATATTGTccagttttgtcattttgattcatccatgaaaagttgtccactttttttttttttctatttttggtaaatgaacTTCACTTTCCACCAACtctttacactcacattctattataaaactaatatataaatgtggaaccctcatttcactaactttttcaactaacttttcttcatatttcttaaaatcagtgccgagtcaaacttggacaatatttcatgaacagagggagtaatatatacaagtggaactcatattccactaactttttctacccatttttcttaatgtttcgtgccgccaagaaatgaaattattaatggtggactgagggagtatttaGTTTGTGGCTAGAAGCAATTTTGCGAATTAGTCCGataaaataaatgtatatttcTACGAAATTAACGCGTACGGACATAATAGGAATAATTGAAGTGGGGCAACGAATTTGAAAGAAAATGGTAGAGAATATTTGATGGGGGCAAATGCCAGATAATGCATTAAATGAGGACCCTCAACTTAATTAGAAACGTGTAATACTTAATGGAGTATTAGGCCATTagcttcttttattttatttttctgttttataattgtaaaatttaaatttaaatacgATGCTACTGTGAATTCCAAAGCTAAGATCTTTGATGACTTTGTGGTCTGATCATTTTACTGGCTAGCAAACACAAACATTATGTACTTTTCTCGTTTGTCATAGTGTCACTTAATTAGCTATTGTTGTaatatatagtagaatataaaGAATAAAATTGAGGGGCATACTATATGTTATCTCATTTATACAGCGCAGTTGAGGGAGACATCTCATCGACTATACTACTCCGTTTGATAGGAAGGGACCCTTTCTCACACCTTTAAGGTTGATGTTGCTCTACCCTATCGAAAATATGATTCACATTATTTATAAACATACCTATGTGAAAAACAATAGGTGTTTATTTTTTCCAAATAAGCTGATGCAATAAACATAATTTTGTTTTCCAAATCTGACATGGGTGCCGAGAAACATCAATT from the Salvia splendens isolate huo1 unplaced genomic scaffold, SspV2 ctg828, whole genome shotgun sequence genome contains:
- the LOC121791484 gene encoding splicing factor U2af small subunit B-like, coding for MAEHLASIFGTEKDRVNCPFYFKIGACRHGDRCSRLHTKPSISPTILLSNMYQRPDMITPGVDAQGQPIDPKKMQEHFEDFYEDLFEELNKYGEIESLNVCDNLADHVVGNVYVQFREEEHAANALQNLTGRFYAGRPIIVDFSPVTDFREATCRQYEEDACNRGGYCNFMHLKRINRELRHQLFGRRRSRHSRSRSRSPYRHRSYDDRSHESRSHSRRYDDHDRHESRSRRRKSTSPRSRRGSSPCGRRNRSPVREGSEERRAKIAQWNREKEETERSGNKANAGDEDRRAKNDHSGNIDNGGHNEPTQ